The Brassica rapa cultivar Chiifu-401-42 chromosome A10, CAAS_Brap_v3.01, whole genome shotgun sequence genome segment TAAAGTTCCACGAAATGAAGTTTGGATGGGCTTCAAGGCTGGTGCACTATATACTGTGTTTTCAGCTTGACTGCAAGAAGAAGTTTGAGTTGTGGAGTCTCGTAGGTGTTGAACCATTGAGGTTTTCTCTGCATGAATTTGAAGAGATAACTGGCCTGAACTGCGAGTATGTGAAGAATCTCGAGAATCCGTTGGTTGAGGTAACGGCTGACATGAAAGCATTTTGGGCGCAGATGGGAGTGAATTTCGACCGGGGGCCAAGTATTGATGAATTAACTGCAGCGTGTCAGATGTGCAGAACATGGTCTCGAGATGATCGGCTGCGTTTAGGGTATCTAGCCATCTACGCTGGCTTCATCGAAGCAAGAAGAACCTCGTCACCCACACGGGCTAGCCTGGCTAGGTTAGTGATGGATCTAGATGCTTTTGAAGATTATCCGTGGGGAAGAGTAGCCTTTAAATTCTTGATGGAGTCGGTGAAGGGTGTAGACTTGACAAAGACGTATGCTATTGAAGGCTTTGTTCAGGTTCTTCAAGTCTGGGTCTACTGCTGTCTCCCTGAATTCGGAGCTGGGTATGGTCTCCCTATAGAAGGTTCTCCGACCCCACCTCTACTTGCCTTCTTAGGTGCCAAAGGCCAGAGAAGACTCCAGGAGAATATCTTGAAACAGGTATGCttcttatgtttatatatgcaTTAATTTGATATAAAGTGGTTTTATACTAACTTAATAGTTTTATCTTCTGCAGACTAGGACTAAGAACTTTGCTATGAAGGATTACTCTGAAATGTTCCCTCGCTGGGATGGTGAGCTGGAAGATGAGAAGGCTGATAACATAGTGAAGGCAATGTTTTCTTCAGGCTGGGCGTGGGAACAAAGTCACTGGCCTCTTGTCGGAACAAAACTGTGGACAAATGTGAAGGTGGAGATCCATCCGATGAAGACAGAAGCTGGTCAGATGATGCGAAGCTTGAAGACAGTGTCCCCTTCTCGCACAGAGTCTGATGCAGAATCACGCAAAAAGGCTCGTGAGTCCCCTGGCCTGGATGTGGAGACCATGAAAGGAGAAATAGTTCGTTGGCTAACTGGCCTGACTTCTAATATGGTTGAGGGGCTGAGCAGATGCGAGAACACTCTGAAGACACAATCCCACATGATTGAGGGCCTTACAACTCAAGTGGGAGCTGTTGAGAAGATGGTGCGTGAAGGTTGGAAAGAAGACCACACCAAAGCTGGTTCATCTACTGATGTACCTGAGGCAAACAAATCTGATGGAGACAAAGCTAAGAAGGACAGCGCTGAAGGAAGCAAAGGTGATGAAAGCAAAGGTGATGAAAGCAAAGGTGATGAAAGCAAAGGTGAGGAAAGCAGAGCCGAGGAAAGCAGAGCCGAGGAAAGCAAAGCTGCGGAAACAGCTCCCAAAGGAATGACAACAAGAGCCAAAGCTAGAGACACCCAAGCCACTGTGGTTAGTACCAAAACATCTCCCAAACCACTTGATCCgaaaagaggaaaaaaatcAGTGAAAAAGAAGTAACTTGTTTGCATTTGCATTTGGATTTGGAACGGTGGAACCTTTTTCATGTTGTGCGGAACCTTGGAATATTAGCCCTTTTTCATGTTGTTTTGGAACCTTGGAAAATTAGCTTGTTTGGTTTGAAAAACGTGTGCATTTGTATGTTCTCTTTTGGTTTGTATAAAATTTGTGGCTGTTATTAATGTGTTATTTCTACTGAAAACAAATGCAGAGTGAGAGTGAAAATGAGAATGGAGGCATAAGTGTGGTTGTAGTAGATAAAGAACAATCACACATTGATTATGGTTCTGTGAAAAAACTGAAACAAGTTGGTAAACTGAGAGCTGCTCGCATTGTGGCCCGTGCTAAGAGTGAGCGGCAACGTAGGCTTGCTGCAACTCAGCAGTCTCCTTTTGATGGAAACAGCACGGCAAAGGTTATTATACCTAACCAGCCGAAGCAAGGCCAGGGATATAACCCATTTGCTAATCCTGATCGCCAAAAGCTCTCTGCTCTTCTTGATTGGGTGAAACTTGACCCGTAAGTCATCTATTTCCTAAATTAATTGCTCTTTATATAAAGACTTTgtagtgttttatttatttaatttgattattcACAGCAAATGGCGACAGAAGGTCAAAGGTTCATCAAGTGATTGGTTCTACATACTACTAACTCCAACAAAATGGTTGATTGACACGGTATGTAGACTTCTCTCTCATGTAGACTTCTCTCGCATGTAGATGTCTCTGATGTAGAAGTCTCTAATGTTGTAACTGCAGCACATGGATGCTGGCATTAATCTTTTAAGGCTCCGATACACAAAGCACCCTGAATGGTTTAGGTCGGACAGAATTTGCATGTTGGATGCTGTATTTACTCAAATGTGGACAGCAAAGTACTCAGAGTTTCTGGCCTCTCCTGCCAATCCTGACGGCTCAGGTAAACTACTCCCTCCTGGCGCCTTAGACTACTACACAGGCGAGGAACCAGCGTATAGCAGATCAAATAAGACATGGGCACTGGAGATTGATGATATATATGCGCCATTATTGGTCAAGAACGATCATTGGGTAGCTTGCTGGATATCAATCCCGAGGAGACGCATAGTCATTTGGGATAGTGATCTTGCTTACGCTACGGATGCAGAAATTGCTAAGGCCGTGAAGCCTATTGCACACATGCTGCCGTACATGCTGCGTATGTTATCTACCGGTGCGGAGAGGGAGTTGTACACGGTTGATTTCACACATGAGCGTGAATCTGGGGTGccacaaaacaaacaaagtgGTGACTGTGGAGTGTATTGCTTGAAGTATATAGAATGTCATGCACTTGGCATGCCATTCCCACCTCATGAGCTGTGTGATAAGAAGATCAAGACAATCAGGTCTCAGATGGCGAGTGAGATATTTGATGAGACCAGGATAAACGGCACAGAGAAACGTGATTACAAGCATCTCGGTGTCTATGACTAAGGTTAATCCACTTCTTTGGGTAGAATTGAGGGAAAGTATGAAGTTTTTTGGTGACTTTCCTCATCGGATATATGTAGGTTGATGTAGTAGTCTTTTGTACCAGACTATTGTATTGTGCTGTGAGTAACATGCTGATGTAGCACACTTTTGTTTGTAACAAACTTATGTAATTTGCTT includes the following:
- the LOC108870596 gene encoding uncharacterized protein LOC108870596, with product MDKLDFPQRLYSVGQEPFPNKSIAYYSNDSKLFPALKEALEADEWEELKNSRVGVFLKFHEMKFGWASRLVHYILCFQLDCKKKFELWSLVGVEPLRFSLHEFEEITGLNCEYVKNLENPLVEVTADMKAFWAQMGVNFDRGPSIDELTAACQMCRTWSRDDRLRLGYLAIYAGFIEARRTSSPTRASLARLVMDLDAFEDYPWGRVAFKFLMESVKGVDLTKTYAIEGFVQVLQVWVYCCLPEFGAGYGLPIEGSPTPPLLAFLGAKGQRRLQENILKQTRTKNFAMKDYSEMFPRWDGELEDEKADNIVKAMFSSGWAWEQSHWPLVGTKLWTNVKVEIHPMKTEAGQMMRSLKTVSPSRTESDAESRKKARESPGLDVETMKGEIVRWLTGLTSNMVEGLSRCENTLKTQSHMIEGLTTQVGAVEKMVREGWKEDHTKAGSSTDVPEANKSDGDKAKKDSAEGSKGDESKGDESKGDESKGEESRAEESRAEESKAAETAPKGMTTRAKARDTQATVSESENENGGISVVVVDKEQSHIDYGSVKKLKQVGKLRAARIVARAKSERQRRLAATQQSPFDGNSTAKVIIPNQPKQGQGYNPFANPDRQKLSALLDWVKLDPKWRQKVKGSSSDWFYILLTPTKWLIDTHMDAGINLLRLRYTKHPEWFRSDRICMLDAVFTQMWTAKYSEFLASPANPDGSGKLLPPGALDYYTGEEPAYSRSNKTWALEIDDIYAPLLVKNDHWVACWISIPRRRIVIWDSDLAYATDAEIAKAVKPIAHMLPYMLRMLSTGAERELYTVDFTHERESGVPQNKQSGDCGVYCLKYIECHALGMPFPPHELCDKKIKTIRSQMASEIFDETRINGTEKRDYKHLGVYD